The proteins below come from a single Plodia interpunctella isolate USDA-ARS_2022_Savannah chromosome 21, ilPloInte3.2, whole genome shotgun sequence genomic window:
- the LOC128679241 gene encoding apyrase-like, whose product MPNLVVCLVLLAAAMAQNEDLFELNIVHYNDFHAHFEEVSSTGTVCSPGEQCIGGFARLYTAVKEALEVEPDSVLLNGGDTFQGTIWYNFLRWNVTQYFMNMMPHDAHVLGNHEFDHGIEGLVPYLERLNSTMLGANVNTTFEPDMTPYVKNHVVVERRGRRIGIIGVLLRVFSAPTGNVIMEDEVEAINREAAILTEQGVDIIIVLSHVGYQNELNIAARVSPTVDIIVGAHSHTLLYTGDTPSGETALGEYPTVVTQENGHRIPVVQASCYTRYLGIIKLFIDVEGVVQRWEGQPVYLGTSIVQDPFIMEELEPWREQVDSVGKEVLGSTLARLSRGCYSAECILGSWACDGFLEELMSRADGGRWNDAHVCLINAGGLRNQIDPGNVTTESLLMAMPFENYVQVYDLKGKYLLEALEFSVGVAQTPGGFYSGRMLQIGGMRVTYNASQPAGARVSEALVRCTECAVPRYLPLDTSATYRVVTQDYIGDGGGGYTMLSENKENSIDLEVDYEMLQRFMRRQQIVVKDLDGRIQIVY is encoded by the exons ATGCCGAATTTGGTGGTGTGTCTAGTTTTGTTGGCGGCGGCGATGGCTCAGAATGAAGACTTGTTTGAACTCAATATCGTCCACTACAATGACTTCCACGCACa tttcGAAGAAGTGAGCTCTACGGGCACGGTATGCAGCCCCGGCGAACAATGTATCGGGGGCTTCGCGCGGCTGTACACGGCCGTTAAGGAAGCCCTAGAGGTGGAGCCCGACTCGGTGCTGCTCAACGGCGGGGACACCTTCCAAGGCACCATCTGGTACAACTTCCTCAGGTGGAACGTCACGCAGTACTTCATGAATATGATGCCGCACGACGCTCAT GTGCTAGGCAACCACGAGTTCGACCACGGCATAGAAGGGCTGGTTCCTTACCTGGAGCGGCTGAACTCCACGATGCTGGGCGCCAACGTGAACACGACCTTCGAGCCTGACATGACGCCGTACGTCAAGAACCACGTGGTCGTCGAACGGAGGGGACGCAGGATCGGCATCATTGGTGTGCTGCTCAGAGTC TTCTCCGCGCCTACCGGCAACGTGATAATGGAGGATGAGGTGGAGGCCATCAACCGCGAGGCAGCCATCCTCACCGAGCAGGGAGTCGACATCATCATAGTACTCTCACACGTCGGGTACCAGAATGAACT GAATATAGCTGCGCGCGTTTCCCCAACAGTGGACATAATCGTGGGCGCCCACTCCCACACCCTGCTGTACACCGGCGACACGCCGAGCGGGGAGACTGCCCTGGGCGAGTACCCCACCGTCGTCACGCAGGAGAATGGACATAGG ATCCCAGTGGTGCAGGCGTCGTGCTACACGAGGTACCTGGGCATCATCAAGTTATTCATCGACGTAGAAGGTGTGGTCCAGAGGTGGGAGGGCCAGCCCGTGTATCTGGGAACTTCCATCGTGCAAG ATCCGTTCATTATGGAAGAGCTGGAGCCTTGGCGGGAGCAGGTGGACTCTGTAGGGAAGGAGGTGCTGGGATCAACCCTCGCGCGTTTATCCAGGGGCTGCTACAGCGCCGAGTGTATCCTGGGTAGCTGGGCATGCGACGGGTTCTTAGAAGAG CTGATGAGCCGCGCCGACGGCGGCCGGTGGAATGACGCTCACGTTTGTTTGATCAACGCTGGTGGTCTAAGAAACCAGATTGACCCAGGCA ATGTGACAACAGAAAGTCTGCTAATGGCGATGCCTTTCGAGAACTACGTGCAGGTATACGACCTGAAAGGGAAATATCTTTTGGAGGCGTTGGAATTCTCCGTGGGTGTTGCCCAGACACCTGGCGGCTTTTACAGTGGACGCATGTTACAGATTGGAG GAATGCGAGTGACGTACAACGCGTCGCAGCCAGCAGGCGCCCGCGTGTCCGAAGCCCTGGTCCGCTGCACCGAGTGCGCCGTGCCGCGGTACTTGCCGCTCGACACCAGCGCCACCTACCGCGTCGTCACGCAGGACTACATCGGCGACGGCGGCGGCGGGTACACT ATGCTGTCAGAGAACAAAGAGAACTCGATAGACCTGGAGGTGGACTACGAGATGTTGCAGCGCTTCATGCGACGACAGCAGATCGTGGTCAAAGATCTCGACGGCCGTATACAGATCGTCTACTAA
- the LOC128679239 gene encoding nardilysin-like isoform X3, producing MVFMGSEKYPKENEFDSFIKKKGGADNAATDCELTTFYFEIQEKHLPHAMDMFSQFFVSPLMLKEAMQREREAIESEFALATPSDTNRKDQLLSSLFPEGHPARTFTWGNIRSLKDDINDDEKLHRAAHEFRRRHYSAHRMTVAVQARMELDALEQYVVNTFGRIPSNKAPPDDFSPFSFTPDGVTRQFASLYYMRPVSDITELHLTWCMRSLISEYESKPHQYISYLLGHEGKGSLLSYLRKKVWALGIYTGNSESGIDYTTMHSLFLTQVVLTKEGLDHIDEVLDAIFSYINMLRKIGPSQRVFEEIKTIEETSFRFEEESQPSDYVETLANNMHFYPPQHYITGDRLYYKYDPKGIAELLDSMRPDRVNILIMSNKHSTPIIYDQKEKWFGTDYRREDIPSKWTQQWLTVEPYPEFHLPAKNVYITTNFDLVPPAHPYVEAAEELGLELANATAKDVYQKMKDRPPKTKVLKRGDLIATVNNFRLDQPNLIRKNRHMELWYKPDFKFRFPTALLYFYFITPLSLKSPREACLLDLWNDVLQQNLKEDVYPANMADLEHVIFVADKGVTLKVIGYSQNLHLLVELVTREMGAARRSLSAPLFAAVREVRARTYHNVLIKPHKLAKDMRMNILLDPYISPRDKAAVVQNITLEELKDFSDRLLSKMYLQVLMQGNLAWYEAISISETVLKNIKFEGLPEEELPELRVHQLPLGERKIRVYNLNPQSPNSVVTNYYQGELTNPKHTATLEVLMMLMEEPVFDILRTKEQLGYSVFCMMRYTFGVLGFSVTVNSQADKFSVSHVDSRVEAFLKKFARDTRKLPERALLGAKRALQQLKHTTDYELKEEVERNWREIVSREYQFQRLFTEAEAIEKIKLYDLRSWVENHFSTGNRSQFRKLSVQIMGHKPGCPDETQQGLALLGALGDNDCDFIKDMERFKKGLPIIQVPKVELAQC from the exons ATGGTGTTCATGGGCAGCGAGAAGTACCCCAAGGAAAATGAGTTCGACTCTTTCATTAAG AAAAAAGGGGGAGCAGACAATGCAGCGACGGACTGCGAGTTGACGACGTTTTACTTCGAGATCCAGGAGAAACATCTGCCGCACGCCATGGACATGTTCAGCCAGTTCTTCGTCAGCCCGCTCATGCTCAAGGAGGCCATGCAGCGCGAGAGAGAGGCCATCGAGTCCG AGTTCGCGTTAGCAACGCCTTCCGACACGAACCGCAAAGACCAGCTGCTCTCCAGCTTATTCCCCGAAGGTCATCCAGCTAGAACCTTCACTTGGGGCAACATCCGCAGCCTGAAGGACGACATCAATGACGATGAGAAGCTACACCGCGCCGCGCACGAATTCAGGAGACGGCATTACAGCGCTCACAGGATGACTGTCGCTGTTCAG GCCCGCATGGAGCTGGACGCGCTGGAGCAGTACGTGGTGAACACGTTCGGCCGGATCCCCAGCAACAAGGCGCCGCCGGACGACTTCAGCCCGTTCTCGTTCACACCGGACGGCGTCACGCGCCAGTTTGCCAGCCTCTACTACATGCGGCCCGTCAGTGACATCACTGAG CTCCATTTGACGTGGTGCATGCGGTCGTTGATATCGGAGTACGAGTCGAAGCCGCACCAGTACATATCGTACCTGCTCGGCCACGAGGGCAAGGGCAGTCTACTCTCCTATCTTAGAAAGAA AGTGTGGGCCCTGGGCATCTACACCGGCAACTCTGAGAGCGGCATCGACTACACCACCATGCACAGTTTGTTCCTCACACAAGTCGTATTGACCAAAGAGGGGCTCGACCACATTGACGag GTTTTAGACGCAATATTCTCTTACATAAACATGTTGAGAAAAATAGGTCCGTCTCAGCGTGTGTTCGAAGaaataaag aCTATAGAAGAAACAAGCTTCCGTTTCGAAGAGGAGTCTCAGCCGAGCGACTACGTGGAAACTCTGGCTAACAACATGCACTTCTACCCGCCTCAGCATTACATCACGGGCGACCGACTCTACTACAAATACGATCCCAAG GGTATAGCGGAGCTGCTGGACAGCATGCGGCCGGACAGGGTCAACATCCTGATCATGTCCAACAAACACTCCACACCCATTATTTACGACCAGAAGGAGAAGTGGTTCGGCACAGATTACAGGCGCGAGG ACATTCCATCAAAGTGGACCCAACAGTGGTTGACAGTAGAACCATACCCCGAATTCCACCTACCGGCCAAAAACGTGTACATCACCACAAACTTTGACCTGGTGCCCCCGGCCCACCCCTACGTGGAAGCGGCTGAGGAACTGGGCTTGGAGCTGGCCAACGCTACGGCTAAAGATGTGTACCAGAAGATGAAGGATCGCCCGCCGAAGACCAAGGTGTTGAAGAGGGGTGACCTTATCGCTACAGTTAATAATTTCAG GCTGGACCAACCGAACTTGATCCGCAAAAATAGACACATGGAGCTGTGGTACAAGCCCGACTTCAAGTTCCGCTTCCCCACCGCGTTGCTCTACTTCTACTTCATCACGCCGCTCAGTTTGAAGTCGCCGCGCGA GGCTTGCCTATTGGATCTGTGGAATGATGTCttgcaacaaaatttaaag GAAGATGTGTACCCAGCAAACATGGCAGATTTAGAACACGTGATATTTGTGGCCGACAAGGGAGTGACGTTAAAAGTGATTGGGTATAGTCAAAATTTACat CTGCTGGTGGAGCTGGTGACGCGCGAGATGGGCGCGGCGCGGCGGTCGCTGTCGGCGCCGCTGTTCGCGGCCGTGCGCGAGGTGCGCGCGCGCACGTACCACAACGTGCTCATCAAGCCGCACAAGCTGGCCAA GGACATGCGTATGAACATACTACTAGACCCGTACATATCCCCGCGAGACAAGGCGGCTGTGGTCCAGAACATTACACTCGAGGAGCTGAAAGACTTTAGCGACAGGCTACTCAGCAAAATGTATCTACAG GTGTTGATGCAGGGCAACCTGGCGTGGTATGAAGCTATCTCTATCTCGGAGACTGTTCTCAAAAATATCAAGTTTGAGGGGCTGCCTGAGGAGGAACTGCCTGAA TTACGCGTTCACCAATTGCCTCTGGGTGAGAGGAAGATCCGCGTGTACAACCTGAACCCGCAGTCGCCCAACAGCGTAGTCACCAACTACTACCAGGGAGAACTCACCAATCCCAAACATACCGCCACCTTGGAAGTGCTCATG ATGCTGATGGAGGAGCCGGTGTTCGACATCCTGCGCACGAAGGAGCAGCTGGGCTACAGCGTGTTCTGCATGATGCGCTACACCTTCGGCGTGCTGGGCTTCTCCGTCACCGTCAACTCGCAGGCCGACAAGTTCAG CGTGTCGCACGTGGACAGCAGAGTGGAAGCGTTCCTGAAGAAGTTCGCGCGCGACACGCGCAAGCTGCCGGAGCGCGCGCTGCTGGGCGCCAAGCGCGCGCTGCAGCAGCTCAAGCACACCACCGACTACGAGCTCAAGGAGGag GTTGAAAGAAACTGGAGGGAAATCGTTAGCCGAGAGTATCAGTTCCAGAGGTTATTTACTGAG GCGGAagctatagaaaaaataaaattgtacgaCCTCAGGAGTTGGGTGGAGAACCATTTCTCCACCGGAAACAGGTCACAGTTCCGGAAACTATCCGTCCAA ATAATGGGCCACAAGCCGGGGTGCCCGGACGAGACGCAGCAGGGGCTGGCGCTGCTGGGCGCGCTGGGGGACAACGACTGCGACTTCATCAAGGACATGGAGCGGTTCAAGAAGGGCCTGCCCATCATCCAAGTGCCTAAAGTGGAGTTAGCTCAGTGTTAG
- the LOC128679239 gene encoding nardilysin-like isoform X2 yields MYRKRCKMLFVHELSKDTAACALCVGVGSYSDPPDIQGLAHFVEHMVFMGSEKYPKENEFDSFIKKKGGADNAATDCELTTFYFEIQEKHLPHAMDMFSQFFVSPLMLKEAMQREREAIESEFALATPSDTNRKDQLLSSLFPEGHPARTFTWGNIRSLKDDINDDEKLHRAAHEFRRRHYSAHRMTVAVQARMELDALEQYVVNTFGRIPSNKAPPDDFSPFSFTPDGVTRQFASLYYMRPVSDITELHLTWCMRSLISEYESKPHQYISYLLGHEGKGSLLSYLRKKVWALGIYTGNSESGIDYTTMHSLFLTQVVLTKEGLDHIDEVLDAIFSYINMLRKIGPSQRVFEEIKTIEETSFRFEEESQPSDYVETLANNMHFYPPQHYITGDRLYYKYDPKGIAELLDSMRPDRVNILIMSNKHSTPIIYDQKEKWFGTDYRREDIPSKWTQQWLTVEPYPEFHLPAKNVYITTNFDLVPPAHPYVEAAEELGLELANATAKDVYQKMKDRPPKTKVLKRGDLIATVNNFRLDQPNLIRKNRHMELWYKPDFKFRFPTALLYFYFITPLSLKSPREACLLDLWNDVLQQNLKEDVYPANMADLEHVIFVADKGVTLKVIGYSQNLHLLVELVTREMGAARRSLSAPLFAAVREVRARTYHNVLIKPHKLAKDMRMNILLDPYISPRDKAAVVQNITLEELKDFSDRLLSKMYLQVLMQGNLAWYEAISISETVLKNIKFEGLPEEELPELRVHQLPLGERKIRVYNLNPQSPNSVVTNYYQGELTNPKHTATLEVLMMLMEEPVFDILRTKEQLGYSVFCMMRYTFGVLGFSVTVNSQADKFSVSHVDSRVEAFLKKFARDTRKLPERALLGAKRALQQLKHTTDYELKEEVERNWREIVSREYQFQRLFTEAEAIEKIKLYDLRSWVENHFSTGNRSQFRKLSVQIMGHKPGCPDETQQGLALLGALGDNDCDFIKDMERFKKGLPIIQVPKVELAQC; encoded by the exons ATGTATAGGAAGCGGTGCAAGATGTTGTTCGTACACGAACTCTCCAAGGACACG GCAGCCTGCGCGCTATGCGTCGGAGTGGGCAGCTACAGCGACCCCCCAGACATACAGGGCTTGGCGCACTTCGTCGAGCACATGGTGTTCATGGGCAGCGAGAAGTACCCCAAGGAAAATGAGTTCGACTCTTTCATTAAG AAAAAAGGGGGAGCAGACAATGCAGCGACGGACTGCGAGTTGACGACGTTTTACTTCGAGATCCAGGAGAAACATCTGCCGCACGCCATGGACATGTTCAGCCAGTTCTTCGTCAGCCCGCTCATGCTCAAGGAGGCCATGCAGCGCGAGAGAGAGGCCATCGAGTCCG AGTTCGCGTTAGCAACGCCTTCCGACACGAACCGCAAAGACCAGCTGCTCTCCAGCTTATTCCCCGAAGGTCATCCAGCTAGAACCTTCACTTGGGGCAACATCCGCAGCCTGAAGGACGACATCAATGACGATGAGAAGCTACACCGCGCCGCGCACGAATTCAGGAGACGGCATTACAGCGCTCACAGGATGACTGTCGCTGTTCAG GCCCGCATGGAGCTGGACGCGCTGGAGCAGTACGTGGTGAACACGTTCGGCCGGATCCCCAGCAACAAGGCGCCGCCGGACGACTTCAGCCCGTTCTCGTTCACACCGGACGGCGTCACGCGCCAGTTTGCCAGCCTCTACTACATGCGGCCCGTCAGTGACATCACTGAG CTCCATTTGACGTGGTGCATGCGGTCGTTGATATCGGAGTACGAGTCGAAGCCGCACCAGTACATATCGTACCTGCTCGGCCACGAGGGCAAGGGCAGTCTACTCTCCTATCTTAGAAAGAA AGTGTGGGCCCTGGGCATCTACACCGGCAACTCTGAGAGCGGCATCGACTACACCACCATGCACAGTTTGTTCCTCACACAAGTCGTATTGACCAAAGAGGGGCTCGACCACATTGACGag GTTTTAGACGCAATATTCTCTTACATAAACATGTTGAGAAAAATAGGTCCGTCTCAGCGTGTGTTCGAAGaaataaag aCTATAGAAGAAACAAGCTTCCGTTTCGAAGAGGAGTCTCAGCCGAGCGACTACGTGGAAACTCTGGCTAACAACATGCACTTCTACCCGCCTCAGCATTACATCACGGGCGACCGACTCTACTACAAATACGATCCCAAG GGTATAGCGGAGCTGCTGGACAGCATGCGGCCGGACAGGGTCAACATCCTGATCATGTCCAACAAACACTCCACACCCATTATTTACGACCAGAAGGAGAAGTGGTTCGGCACAGATTACAGGCGCGAGG ACATTCCATCAAAGTGGACCCAACAGTGGTTGACAGTAGAACCATACCCCGAATTCCACCTACCGGCCAAAAACGTGTACATCACCACAAACTTTGACCTGGTGCCCCCGGCCCACCCCTACGTGGAAGCGGCTGAGGAACTGGGCTTGGAGCTGGCCAACGCTACGGCTAAAGATGTGTACCAGAAGATGAAGGATCGCCCGCCGAAGACCAAGGTGTTGAAGAGGGGTGACCTTATCGCTACAGTTAATAATTTCAG GCTGGACCAACCGAACTTGATCCGCAAAAATAGACACATGGAGCTGTGGTACAAGCCCGACTTCAAGTTCCGCTTCCCCACCGCGTTGCTCTACTTCTACTTCATCACGCCGCTCAGTTTGAAGTCGCCGCGCGA GGCTTGCCTATTGGATCTGTGGAATGATGTCttgcaacaaaatttaaag GAAGATGTGTACCCAGCAAACATGGCAGATTTAGAACACGTGATATTTGTGGCCGACAAGGGAGTGACGTTAAAAGTGATTGGGTATAGTCAAAATTTACat CTGCTGGTGGAGCTGGTGACGCGCGAGATGGGCGCGGCGCGGCGGTCGCTGTCGGCGCCGCTGTTCGCGGCCGTGCGCGAGGTGCGCGCGCGCACGTACCACAACGTGCTCATCAAGCCGCACAAGCTGGCCAA GGACATGCGTATGAACATACTACTAGACCCGTACATATCCCCGCGAGACAAGGCGGCTGTGGTCCAGAACATTACACTCGAGGAGCTGAAAGACTTTAGCGACAGGCTACTCAGCAAAATGTATCTACAG GTGTTGATGCAGGGCAACCTGGCGTGGTATGAAGCTATCTCTATCTCGGAGACTGTTCTCAAAAATATCAAGTTTGAGGGGCTGCCTGAGGAGGAACTGCCTGAA TTACGCGTTCACCAATTGCCTCTGGGTGAGAGGAAGATCCGCGTGTACAACCTGAACCCGCAGTCGCCCAACAGCGTAGTCACCAACTACTACCAGGGAGAACTCACCAATCCCAAACATACCGCCACCTTGGAAGTGCTCATG ATGCTGATGGAGGAGCCGGTGTTCGACATCCTGCGCACGAAGGAGCAGCTGGGCTACAGCGTGTTCTGCATGATGCGCTACACCTTCGGCGTGCTGGGCTTCTCCGTCACCGTCAACTCGCAGGCCGACAAGTTCAG CGTGTCGCACGTGGACAGCAGAGTGGAAGCGTTCCTGAAGAAGTTCGCGCGCGACACGCGCAAGCTGCCGGAGCGCGCGCTGCTGGGCGCCAAGCGCGCGCTGCAGCAGCTCAAGCACACCACCGACTACGAGCTCAAGGAGGag GTTGAAAGAAACTGGAGGGAAATCGTTAGCCGAGAGTATCAGTTCCAGAGGTTATTTACTGAG GCGGAagctatagaaaaaataaaattgtacgaCCTCAGGAGTTGGGTGGAGAACCATTTCTCCACCGGAAACAGGTCACAGTTCCGGAAACTATCCGTCCAA ATAATGGGCCACAAGCCGGGGTGCCCGGACGAGACGCAGCAGGGGCTGGCGCTGCTGGGCGCGCTGGGGGACAACGACTGCGACTTCATCAAGGACATGGAGCGGTTCAAGAAGGGCCTGCCCATCATCCAAGTGCCTAAAGTGGAGTTAGCTCAGTGTTAG